One genomic segment of Ictalurus punctatus breed USDA103 chromosome 12, Coco_2.0, whole genome shotgun sequence includes these proteins:
- the sp3b gene encoding transcription factor Sp3 isoform X3 produces the protein MAALDADGSQGDFLQPAAGASASDQQTTDLASIQLTGSSDRWEVLTPVSTGKEDSGVVHLSSGGIVGTNGQYVVPLQTVPGQSQPVFVTAGTDGSSANGIQYQVIPQLQSADAASLGYTTSTTDVTTLGTDIAILPDGTQGISTATSTTDLQGLLAHTGHMQQIPSVSLAGSGFAGQGQVVANVPVGLPGNITFVPINSLSNADLESLGLAGAQTIATGVTADGQLVMTGDNTVQSTLDKTNNANSNNTFVPPTSTSSSSTTTSLPETIDGTGVLTQATAVSAGQQDPSFIHQNHVPATSESVVQLVPAQAAEGAAQTLQSVQLLNTGTFLIQAQTVSPTGQIQWQTFQVQGVQNLQNLQLSGAGGMASPQITIAPVQTLALGQPGTSVTAGHIPNLQTVTVNSISQAEHTIESPSDIHIKEEPDSDDWPLSGDSTLNTSDLSHLRVRMLDEETEGMGQEGKRLRRVACTCPNCKEAGGRGSGMGKKKQHICHIPGCGKVYGKTSHLRAHLRWHSGERPFICSWSYCGKRFTRSDELQRHRRTHTGEKKFVCPQCSKRFMRSDHLAKHIKTHLNKKGLNSAPTAGQTEASAHPDSIITGGGATLILTNLPQAGTQDILSNSDLPLQLVTVSANEAME, from the exons ATGGCTGCCCTGGACGCGGACGGCAGTCAGGGCGACTTTCTGCAGCCCGCCGCAGGAGCCTCCGCCTCGGACCAG CAGACGACGGACCTCGCGTCCATCCAGCTCACCGGCTCGTCTGACCGCTGGGAGGTTCTCACCCCGGTTTCCACCGGTAAAGAGGACTCTGGTGTAGTACACTTATCCAGTGGGGGGATTGTGGGCACCAACGGGCAGTATGTAGTGCCACTGCAAACTGTACCGGGGCAGAGCCAGCCTGTTTTTGTCACTGCCGGGACAGACGGTTCCAGCGCCAACGGTATCCAGTACCAGGTCATTCCACAGCTCCAGAGTGCGGACGCGGCATCGCTAGGTTACACTACGTCTACAACCGATGTCACGACTCTGGGTACAGACATTGCCATACTGCCTGATGGAACGCAGGGCATCTCCACGGCAACTAGCACCACTGACCTGCAGGGTTTGCTGGCGCACACTGGACACATGCAGCAGATCCCGAGCGTCTCGTTGGCAGGAAGCGGGTTCGCTGGGCAGGGCCAGGTGGTGGCTAACGTGCCAGTCGGTTTGCCCGGGAACATCACGTTTGTGCCGATTAATAGCCTGAGCAACGCCGACTTGGAGTCCCTGGGCCTGGCCGGAGCTCAGACCATCGCTACGGGAGTCACAGCTGACGGTCAGCTCGTCATGACAGGCGACAACACGGTCCAGAGCACACTGGATAAAACCAACAACGCCAACAGCAACAACACCTTCGTTCCGCCGACATcgacctcctcctcctccaccaccacatcGCTGCCCGAGACGATAGACGGCACAGGGGTTCTGACCCAAGCCACGGCTGTTTCGGCCGGCCAACAAGATCCGTCCTTCATCCATCAGAACCATGTGCCTGCTACCAGCGAGTCCGTGGTGCAGCTAGTGCCTGCGCAGGCGGCAGAAGGTGCGGCGCAGACACTACAAAGTGTGCAGCTGCTCAACACAGGCACTTTCTTAATCCAGGCGCAGACCGTGTCGCCGACTGGCCAGATCCAGTGGCAGACTTTCCAGGTGCAGGGTGTGCAGAACCTACAGAACCTGCAGCTTTCTGGAGCCGGTGGAATGGCGTCGCCGCAGATCACCATCGCCCCCGTGCAGACGCTGGCGCTCGGGCAGCCTGGTACCAGCGTGACTGCCGGACACATCCCCAACCTGCAGACGGTCACGGTCAACTCCATCTCGCAGGCAGAGCACACCATAGAGAGTccctcag ACATTCATATCAAggaggaaccggactcggacGATTGGCCACTGAGCGGAGACTCTACCCTGAACACCAGCGACCTGTCACACCTCCGCGTACGGATGCTAGATGAAGAGACGGAGGGGATGGGACAGGAGGGGAAGAGGCTCCGGAGAGTAGCTTGTACCTGCCCTAACTGCAAGGAGGCAGGGGGAAG agGCTCGGGCATGGGCAAGAAGAAGCAGCACATCTGCCACATCCCCGGCTGTGGGAAGGTGTACGGTAAAACGTCTCACCTGCGCGCTCACCTGCGCTGGCACTCGGGCGAGAGGCCCTTCATCTGCTCCTGGAGTTACTGCGGCAAGAGATTCACACGCAGCGACGAGCTTCAGCGCCACCGCAGGACACACACAG GAGAGAAGAAGTTTGTGTGTCCACAGTGCTCTAAGCGCTTTATGCGCAGCGACCATTTGGCCAAACACATTAAAACTCACCTGAACAAAAAAGGGCTAAACTCAGCCCCCACGGCAGGGCAGACGGAGGCCTCTGCCCATCCGGACAGCATCATCACCGGGGGCGGGGCCACGCTCATCCTGACCAATCTGCCCCAGGCTGGCACCCAAGACATCCTCTCAAACTCTGACCTCCCGCTTCAGCTGGTCACTGTGTCTGCCAATGAGGCCATGGAGTga
- the sp3b gene encoding transcription factor Sp3 isoform X1, giving the protein MTAPEQAVKQQEMAALDADGSQGDFLQPAAGASASDQQTTDLASIQLTGSSDRWEVLTPVSTGKEDSGVVHLSSGGIVGTNGQYVVPLQTVPGQSQPVFVTAGTDGSSANGIQYQVIPQLQSADAASLGYTTSTTDVTTLGTDIAILPDGTQGISTATSTTDLQGLLAHTGHMQQIPSVSLAGSGFAGQGQVVANVPVGLPGNITFVPINSLSNADLESLGLAGAQTIATGVTADGQLVMTGDNTVQSTLDKTNNANSNNTFVPPTSTSSSSTTTSLPETIDGTGVLTQATAVSAGQQDPSFIHQNHVPATSESVVQLVPAQAAEGAAQTLQSVQLLNTGTFLIQAQTVSPTGQIQWQTFQVQGVQNLQNLQLSGAGGMASPQITIAPVQTLALGQPGTSVTAGHIPNLQTVTVNSISQAEHTIESPSDIHIKEEPDSDDWPLSGDSTLNTSDLSHLRVRMLDEETEGMGQEGKRLRRVACTCPNCKEAGGRGSGMGKKKQHICHIPGCGKVYGKTSHLRAHLRWHSGERPFICSWSYCGKRFTRSDELQRHRRTHTGEKKFVCPQCSKRFMRSDHLAKHIKTHLNKKGLNSAPTAGQTEASAHPDSIITGGGATLILTNLPQAGTQDILSNSDLPLQLVTVSANEAME; this is encoded by the exons ATGACTG CCCCAGAACAGGCAGTGAAGCAGCAGGAAATGGCTGCCCTGGACGCGGACGGCAGTCAGGGCGACTTTCTGCAGCCCGCCGCAGGAGCCTCCGCCTCGGACCAG CAGACGACGGACCTCGCGTCCATCCAGCTCACCGGCTCGTCTGACCGCTGGGAGGTTCTCACCCCGGTTTCCACCGGTAAAGAGGACTCTGGTGTAGTACACTTATCCAGTGGGGGGATTGTGGGCACCAACGGGCAGTATGTAGTGCCACTGCAAACTGTACCGGGGCAGAGCCAGCCTGTTTTTGTCACTGCCGGGACAGACGGTTCCAGCGCCAACGGTATCCAGTACCAGGTCATTCCACAGCTCCAGAGTGCGGACGCGGCATCGCTAGGTTACACTACGTCTACAACCGATGTCACGACTCTGGGTACAGACATTGCCATACTGCCTGATGGAACGCAGGGCATCTCCACGGCAACTAGCACCACTGACCTGCAGGGTTTGCTGGCGCACACTGGACACATGCAGCAGATCCCGAGCGTCTCGTTGGCAGGAAGCGGGTTCGCTGGGCAGGGCCAGGTGGTGGCTAACGTGCCAGTCGGTTTGCCCGGGAACATCACGTTTGTGCCGATTAATAGCCTGAGCAACGCCGACTTGGAGTCCCTGGGCCTGGCCGGAGCTCAGACCATCGCTACGGGAGTCACAGCTGACGGTCAGCTCGTCATGACAGGCGACAACACGGTCCAGAGCACACTGGATAAAACCAACAACGCCAACAGCAACAACACCTTCGTTCCGCCGACATcgacctcctcctcctccaccaccacatcGCTGCCCGAGACGATAGACGGCACAGGGGTTCTGACCCAAGCCACGGCTGTTTCGGCCGGCCAACAAGATCCGTCCTTCATCCATCAGAACCATGTGCCTGCTACCAGCGAGTCCGTGGTGCAGCTAGTGCCTGCGCAGGCGGCAGAAGGTGCGGCGCAGACACTACAAAGTGTGCAGCTGCTCAACACAGGCACTTTCTTAATCCAGGCGCAGACCGTGTCGCCGACTGGCCAGATCCAGTGGCAGACTTTCCAGGTGCAGGGTGTGCAGAACCTACAGAACCTGCAGCTTTCTGGAGCCGGTGGAATGGCGTCGCCGCAGATCACCATCGCCCCCGTGCAGACGCTGGCGCTCGGGCAGCCTGGTACCAGCGTGACTGCCGGACACATCCCCAACCTGCAGACGGTCACGGTCAACTCCATCTCGCAGGCAGAGCACACCATAGAGAGTccctcag ACATTCATATCAAggaggaaccggactcggacGATTGGCCACTGAGCGGAGACTCTACCCTGAACACCAGCGACCTGTCACACCTCCGCGTACGGATGCTAGATGAAGAGACGGAGGGGATGGGACAGGAGGGGAAGAGGCTCCGGAGAGTAGCTTGTACCTGCCCTAACTGCAAGGAGGCAGGGGGAAG agGCTCGGGCATGGGCAAGAAGAAGCAGCACATCTGCCACATCCCCGGCTGTGGGAAGGTGTACGGTAAAACGTCTCACCTGCGCGCTCACCTGCGCTGGCACTCGGGCGAGAGGCCCTTCATCTGCTCCTGGAGTTACTGCGGCAAGAGATTCACACGCAGCGACGAGCTTCAGCGCCACCGCAGGACACACACAG GAGAGAAGAAGTTTGTGTGTCCACAGTGCTCTAAGCGCTTTATGCGCAGCGACCATTTGGCCAAACACATTAAAACTCACCTGAACAAAAAAGGGCTAAACTCAGCCCCCACGGCAGGGCAGACGGAGGCCTCTGCCCATCCGGACAGCATCATCACCGGGGGCGGGGCCACGCTCATCCTGACCAATCTGCCCCAGGCTGGCACCCAAGACATCCTCTCAAACTCTGACCTCCCGCTTCAGCTGGTCACTGTGTCTGCCAATGAGGCCATGGAGTga
- the sp3b gene encoding transcription factor Sp3 isoform X2, which translates to MTAPEQAVKQQEMAALDADGSQGDFLQPAAGASASDQTTDLASIQLTGSSDRWEVLTPVSTGKEDSGVVHLSSGGIVGTNGQYVVPLQTVPGQSQPVFVTAGTDGSSANGIQYQVIPQLQSADAASLGYTTSTTDVTTLGTDIAILPDGTQGISTATSTTDLQGLLAHTGHMQQIPSVSLAGSGFAGQGQVVANVPVGLPGNITFVPINSLSNADLESLGLAGAQTIATGVTADGQLVMTGDNTVQSTLDKTNNANSNNTFVPPTSTSSSSTTTSLPETIDGTGVLTQATAVSAGQQDPSFIHQNHVPATSESVVQLVPAQAAEGAAQTLQSVQLLNTGTFLIQAQTVSPTGQIQWQTFQVQGVQNLQNLQLSGAGGMASPQITIAPVQTLALGQPGTSVTAGHIPNLQTVTVNSISQAEHTIESPSDIHIKEEPDSDDWPLSGDSTLNTSDLSHLRVRMLDEETEGMGQEGKRLRRVACTCPNCKEAGGRGSGMGKKKQHICHIPGCGKVYGKTSHLRAHLRWHSGERPFICSWSYCGKRFTRSDELQRHRRTHTGEKKFVCPQCSKRFMRSDHLAKHIKTHLNKKGLNSAPTAGQTEASAHPDSIITGGGATLILTNLPQAGTQDILSNSDLPLQLVTVSANEAME; encoded by the exons ATGACTG CCCCAGAACAGGCAGTGAAGCAGCAGGAAATGGCTGCCCTGGACGCGGACGGCAGTCAGGGCGACTTTCTGCAGCCCGCCGCAGGAGCCTCCGCCTCGGACCAG ACGACGGACCTCGCGTCCATCCAGCTCACCGGCTCGTCTGACCGCTGGGAGGTTCTCACCCCGGTTTCCACCGGTAAAGAGGACTCTGGTGTAGTACACTTATCCAGTGGGGGGATTGTGGGCACCAACGGGCAGTATGTAGTGCCACTGCAAACTGTACCGGGGCAGAGCCAGCCTGTTTTTGTCACTGCCGGGACAGACGGTTCCAGCGCCAACGGTATCCAGTACCAGGTCATTCCACAGCTCCAGAGTGCGGACGCGGCATCGCTAGGTTACACTACGTCTACAACCGATGTCACGACTCTGGGTACAGACATTGCCATACTGCCTGATGGAACGCAGGGCATCTCCACGGCAACTAGCACCACTGACCTGCAGGGTTTGCTGGCGCACACTGGACACATGCAGCAGATCCCGAGCGTCTCGTTGGCAGGAAGCGGGTTCGCTGGGCAGGGCCAGGTGGTGGCTAACGTGCCAGTCGGTTTGCCCGGGAACATCACGTTTGTGCCGATTAATAGCCTGAGCAACGCCGACTTGGAGTCCCTGGGCCTGGCCGGAGCTCAGACCATCGCTACGGGAGTCACAGCTGACGGTCAGCTCGTCATGACAGGCGACAACACGGTCCAGAGCACACTGGATAAAACCAACAACGCCAACAGCAACAACACCTTCGTTCCGCCGACATcgacctcctcctcctccaccaccacatcGCTGCCCGAGACGATAGACGGCACAGGGGTTCTGACCCAAGCCACGGCTGTTTCGGCCGGCCAACAAGATCCGTCCTTCATCCATCAGAACCATGTGCCTGCTACCAGCGAGTCCGTGGTGCAGCTAGTGCCTGCGCAGGCGGCAGAAGGTGCGGCGCAGACACTACAAAGTGTGCAGCTGCTCAACACAGGCACTTTCTTAATCCAGGCGCAGACCGTGTCGCCGACTGGCCAGATCCAGTGGCAGACTTTCCAGGTGCAGGGTGTGCAGAACCTACAGAACCTGCAGCTTTCTGGAGCCGGTGGAATGGCGTCGCCGCAGATCACCATCGCCCCCGTGCAGACGCTGGCGCTCGGGCAGCCTGGTACCAGCGTGACTGCCGGACACATCCCCAACCTGCAGACGGTCACGGTCAACTCCATCTCGCAGGCAGAGCACACCATAGAGAGTccctcag ACATTCATATCAAggaggaaccggactcggacGATTGGCCACTGAGCGGAGACTCTACCCTGAACACCAGCGACCTGTCACACCTCCGCGTACGGATGCTAGATGAAGAGACGGAGGGGATGGGACAGGAGGGGAAGAGGCTCCGGAGAGTAGCTTGTACCTGCCCTAACTGCAAGGAGGCAGGGGGAAG agGCTCGGGCATGGGCAAGAAGAAGCAGCACATCTGCCACATCCCCGGCTGTGGGAAGGTGTACGGTAAAACGTCTCACCTGCGCGCTCACCTGCGCTGGCACTCGGGCGAGAGGCCCTTCATCTGCTCCTGGAGTTACTGCGGCAAGAGATTCACACGCAGCGACGAGCTTCAGCGCCACCGCAGGACACACACAG GAGAGAAGAAGTTTGTGTGTCCACAGTGCTCTAAGCGCTTTATGCGCAGCGACCATTTGGCCAAACACATTAAAACTCACCTGAACAAAAAAGGGCTAAACTCAGCCCCCACGGCAGGGCAGACGGAGGCCTCTGCCCATCCGGACAGCATCATCACCGGGGGCGGGGCCACGCTCATCCTGACCAATCTGCCCCAGGCTGGCACCCAAGACATCCTCTCAAACTCTGACCTCCCGCTTCAGCTGGTCACTGTGTCTGCCAATGAGGCCATGGAGTga
- the sp3b gene encoding transcription factor Sp3 isoform X4, which produces MAALDADGSQGDFLQPAAGASASDQTTDLASIQLTGSSDRWEVLTPVSTGKEDSGVVHLSSGGIVGTNGQYVVPLQTVPGQSQPVFVTAGTDGSSANGIQYQVIPQLQSADAASLGYTTSTTDVTTLGTDIAILPDGTQGISTATSTTDLQGLLAHTGHMQQIPSVSLAGSGFAGQGQVVANVPVGLPGNITFVPINSLSNADLESLGLAGAQTIATGVTADGQLVMTGDNTVQSTLDKTNNANSNNTFVPPTSTSSSSTTTSLPETIDGTGVLTQATAVSAGQQDPSFIHQNHVPATSESVVQLVPAQAAEGAAQTLQSVQLLNTGTFLIQAQTVSPTGQIQWQTFQVQGVQNLQNLQLSGAGGMASPQITIAPVQTLALGQPGTSVTAGHIPNLQTVTVNSISQAEHTIESPSDIHIKEEPDSDDWPLSGDSTLNTSDLSHLRVRMLDEETEGMGQEGKRLRRVACTCPNCKEAGGRGSGMGKKKQHICHIPGCGKVYGKTSHLRAHLRWHSGERPFICSWSYCGKRFTRSDELQRHRRTHTGEKKFVCPQCSKRFMRSDHLAKHIKTHLNKKGLNSAPTAGQTEASAHPDSIITGGGATLILTNLPQAGTQDILSNSDLPLQLVTVSANEAME; this is translated from the exons ATGGCTGCCCTGGACGCGGACGGCAGTCAGGGCGACTTTCTGCAGCCCGCCGCAGGAGCCTCCGCCTCGGACCAG ACGACGGACCTCGCGTCCATCCAGCTCACCGGCTCGTCTGACCGCTGGGAGGTTCTCACCCCGGTTTCCACCGGTAAAGAGGACTCTGGTGTAGTACACTTATCCAGTGGGGGGATTGTGGGCACCAACGGGCAGTATGTAGTGCCACTGCAAACTGTACCGGGGCAGAGCCAGCCTGTTTTTGTCACTGCCGGGACAGACGGTTCCAGCGCCAACGGTATCCAGTACCAGGTCATTCCACAGCTCCAGAGTGCGGACGCGGCATCGCTAGGTTACACTACGTCTACAACCGATGTCACGACTCTGGGTACAGACATTGCCATACTGCCTGATGGAACGCAGGGCATCTCCACGGCAACTAGCACCACTGACCTGCAGGGTTTGCTGGCGCACACTGGACACATGCAGCAGATCCCGAGCGTCTCGTTGGCAGGAAGCGGGTTCGCTGGGCAGGGCCAGGTGGTGGCTAACGTGCCAGTCGGTTTGCCCGGGAACATCACGTTTGTGCCGATTAATAGCCTGAGCAACGCCGACTTGGAGTCCCTGGGCCTGGCCGGAGCTCAGACCATCGCTACGGGAGTCACAGCTGACGGTCAGCTCGTCATGACAGGCGACAACACGGTCCAGAGCACACTGGATAAAACCAACAACGCCAACAGCAACAACACCTTCGTTCCGCCGACATcgacctcctcctcctccaccaccacatcGCTGCCCGAGACGATAGACGGCACAGGGGTTCTGACCCAAGCCACGGCTGTTTCGGCCGGCCAACAAGATCCGTCCTTCATCCATCAGAACCATGTGCCTGCTACCAGCGAGTCCGTGGTGCAGCTAGTGCCTGCGCAGGCGGCAGAAGGTGCGGCGCAGACACTACAAAGTGTGCAGCTGCTCAACACAGGCACTTTCTTAATCCAGGCGCAGACCGTGTCGCCGACTGGCCAGATCCAGTGGCAGACTTTCCAGGTGCAGGGTGTGCAGAACCTACAGAACCTGCAGCTTTCTGGAGCCGGTGGAATGGCGTCGCCGCAGATCACCATCGCCCCCGTGCAGACGCTGGCGCTCGGGCAGCCTGGTACCAGCGTGACTGCCGGACACATCCCCAACCTGCAGACGGTCACGGTCAACTCCATCTCGCAGGCAGAGCACACCATAGAGAGTccctcag ACATTCATATCAAggaggaaccggactcggacGATTGGCCACTGAGCGGAGACTCTACCCTGAACACCAGCGACCTGTCACACCTCCGCGTACGGATGCTAGATGAAGAGACGGAGGGGATGGGACAGGAGGGGAAGAGGCTCCGGAGAGTAGCTTGTACCTGCCCTAACTGCAAGGAGGCAGGGGGAAG agGCTCGGGCATGGGCAAGAAGAAGCAGCACATCTGCCACATCCCCGGCTGTGGGAAGGTGTACGGTAAAACGTCTCACCTGCGCGCTCACCTGCGCTGGCACTCGGGCGAGAGGCCCTTCATCTGCTCCTGGAGTTACTGCGGCAAGAGATTCACACGCAGCGACGAGCTTCAGCGCCACCGCAGGACACACACAG GAGAGAAGAAGTTTGTGTGTCCACAGTGCTCTAAGCGCTTTATGCGCAGCGACCATTTGGCCAAACACATTAAAACTCACCTGAACAAAAAAGGGCTAAACTCAGCCCCCACGGCAGGGCAGACGGAGGCCTCTGCCCATCCGGACAGCATCATCACCGGGGGCGGGGCCACGCTCATCCTGACCAATCTGCCCCAGGCTGGCACCCAAGACATCCTCTCAAACTCTGACCTCCCGCTTCAGCTGGTCACTGTGTCTGCCAATGAGGCCATGGAGTga
- the ola1 gene encoding obg-like ATPase 1 isoform X2 — MPPKKGGDGPKPPPLIGRFGTSLKIGIVGLPNVGKSTFFNVLTKSQAAAENFPFCTIDPNESRVPIPDERFDYLCQYHKPASKVPAFLNVVDIAGLVKGAHAGQGLGNAFLSHISACDSIFHMTRAFEDEDIIHVEGCVDPVRDIEIIHEELRMKDEEMIGPIIDKLEKTAVRGGDKKLKPEYDIMCKIKSWVIDEKKHVRYYHEWNDKEIEVLNKYLFLTSKPMIYLVNLSEKDYIRKKNKWLVKIKEWVDSHDPGALVIPFSGGFENKYQDMGNEEKQKFCEENKTQSVLTKIIKSGYAALQLEYFFTAGPDEVRAWTIRKGTKAPQAAGKIHTDFEKGFIMAEVMKFSDFKEEGTESAVKAAGKYRQQGRNYVVEDGDIIFFKFNTPNQPKKK, encoded by the exons atgCCTCCGAAGAAGGGAGGAGATGGGCCAAAGCCTCCGCCTCTCATCGGACGATTCGGGACCTCGCTCAAAATTGGGATTGTTGGATTACCGAACGTGGG TAAATCAACCTTCTTCAACGTGCTGACGAAGAGTCAGGCGGCGGCGGAGAATTTCCCCTTCTGCACCATTGACCCGAACGAGAGCCGCGTGCCTATTCCAGATGAGCGCTTCGACTACTTGTGCCAGTATCACAAGCCTGCCAG tAAGGTTCCAGCCTTTCTGAATGTAGTGGACATCGCCGGGCTGGTGAAGGGAGCTCATGCCGGACAGGGTTTGGGAAACGCCTTCCTCTCGCACATCAGTGCCTGTGACTCGATCTTTCACATGACAC gAGCCTTTGAGGATGAAGATATCATCCACGTGGAGGGCTGCGTAGACCCGGTGCGGGACATCGAGATCATACATGAAGAGCTCAGGATGAAGGACGAGGAGATGATCGGGCCAATCATAGACAAGCTGGAGAAAACTGCCGTGAGGGGCGGAGACAAGAAACTCAAACCTGAATAC GATATTATGTGTAAAATCAAGTCATGGGTGATCGATGAAAAGAAACACGTTCGATACTACCACGAATGGAATGACAAAGAG ATTGAGGTGCTGAATAAATATCTCTTCCTGACATCCAAGCCTATGATTTATCTGGTGAATCTCTCTGAGAAAGATTACATCAGGAAAAAGAACAAATG GCTGGTGAAGATCAAGGAGTGGGTAGACTCTCACGACCCGGGTGCTCTCGTGATCCCCTTCAGCGGAGGTTTCGAGAACAAATACCAGGACATGGGCAATGAGGAGAAACAAAAGTTCTGTGAGGAAAATAAAACCCAGAG TGTGTTGACCAAGATCATAAAGAGCGGCTATGCAGCACTGCAGCTGGAGTATTTCTTTACTGCGGGACCTGATGAAGTACGCGCATGGACCATCAGG AAAGGCACCAAGGCACCACAGGCGGCTGGGAAGATCCACACGGACTTCGAGAAAGGCTTCATCATGGCTGAGGTCATGAAGTTTTCGGATTTTAAAGAGGAGGGCACCGAGTCTGCTGTTAAG GCTGCAGGAAAGTacagacaacagggaaggaactatGTGGTGGAGGATGGTGACATCATCTTCTTCAAATTCAACACACCCAATCAGCCGAAGAAGAAATGA
- the ola1 gene encoding obg-like ATPase 1 isoform X1 produces MAPKKMPPKKGGDGPKPPPLIGRFGTSLKIGIVGLPNVGKSTFFNVLTKSQAAAENFPFCTIDPNESRVPIPDERFDYLCQYHKPASKVPAFLNVVDIAGLVKGAHAGQGLGNAFLSHISACDSIFHMTRAFEDEDIIHVEGCVDPVRDIEIIHEELRMKDEEMIGPIIDKLEKTAVRGGDKKLKPEYDIMCKIKSWVIDEKKHVRYYHEWNDKEIEVLNKYLFLTSKPMIYLVNLSEKDYIRKKNKWLVKIKEWVDSHDPGALVIPFSGGFENKYQDMGNEEKQKFCEENKTQSVLTKIIKSGYAALQLEYFFTAGPDEVRAWTIRKGTKAPQAAGKIHTDFEKGFIMAEVMKFSDFKEEGTESAVKAAGKYRQQGRNYVVEDGDIIFFKFNTPNQPKKK; encoded by the exons ATGGCTCCCAAAAAG atgCCTCCGAAGAAGGGAGGAGATGGGCCAAAGCCTCCGCCTCTCATCGGACGATTCGGGACCTCGCTCAAAATTGGGATTGTTGGATTACCGAACGTGGG TAAATCAACCTTCTTCAACGTGCTGACGAAGAGTCAGGCGGCGGCGGAGAATTTCCCCTTCTGCACCATTGACCCGAACGAGAGCCGCGTGCCTATTCCAGATGAGCGCTTCGACTACTTGTGCCAGTATCACAAGCCTGCCAG tAAGGTTCCAGCCTTTCTGAATGTAGTGGACATCGCCGGGCTGGTGAAGGGAGCTCATGCCGGACAGGGTTTGGGAAACGCCTTCCTCTCGCACATCAGTGCCTGTGACTCGATCTTTCACATGACAC gAGCCTTTGAGGATGAAGATATCATCCACGTGGAGGGCTGCGTAGACCCGGTGCGGGACATCGAGATCATACATGAAGAGCTCAGGATGAAGGACGAGGAGATGATCGGGCCAATCATAGACAAGCTGGAGAAAACTGCCGTGAGGGGCGGAGACAAGAAACTCAAACCTGAATAC GATATTATGTGTAAAATCAAGTCATGGGTGATCGATGAAAAGAAACACGTTCGATACTACCACGAATGGAATGACAAAGAG ATTGAGGTGCTGAATAAATATCTCTTCCTGACATCCAAGCCTATGATTTATCTGGTGAATCTCTCTGAGAAAGATTACATCAGGAAAAAGAACAAATG GCTGGTGAAGATCAAGGAGTGGGTAGACTCTCACGACCCGGGTGCTCTCGTGATCCCCTTCAGCGGAGGTTTCGAGAACAAATACCAGGACATGGGCAATGAGGAGAAACAAAAGTTCTGTGAGGAAAATAAAACCCAGAG TGTGTTGACCAAGATCATAAAGAGCGGCTATGCAGCACTGCAGCTGGAGTATTTCTTTACTGCGGGACCTGATGAAGTACGCGCATGGACCATCAGG AAAGGCACCAAGGCACCACAGGCGGCTGGGAAGATCCACACGGACTTCGAGAAAGGCTTCATCATGGCTGAGGTCATGAAGTTTTCGGATTTTAAAGAGGAGGGCACCGAGTCTGCTGTTAAG GCTGCAGGAAAGTacagacaacagggaaggaactatGTGGTGGAGGATGGTGACATCATCTTCTTCAAATTCAACACACCCAATCAGCCGAAGAAGAAATGA